One region of Glutamicibacter sp. B1 genomic DNA includes:
- a CDS encoding ABC transporter ATP-binding protein: protein MNQQAPFLSVKNLTVEYATRDGVFRAVDDVSFDVQRGETLAVVGESGCGKSTIAKSIMRLIKPAHGQILLDGTDLVALNDKQLRPLRRKFQMVFQDPYGSLDPSHSAEQIITEPLRIHKEGTPSERTKEALRLLDRVGLPETALHKRANEFSGGQRQRIGIARALASKPELLVCDEATSALDVSVQAQVLKLLSEIQEDTGISYVFITHNLGVVQEISQRVMVMQRGKLVELGTTEQVLTTPAEEYTRRLRRAALDPSVMEGVKPRHILAGLTS from the coding sequence ATGAATCAGCAAGCACCGTTCTTGTCGGTTAAGAACCTGACCGTTGAATATGCAACACGTGATGGCGTGTTCCGTGCCGTCGATGATGTTTCCTTCGACGTGCAGCGTGGAGAAACACTAGCCGTAGTTGGTGAATCCGGTTGTGGTAAATCCACCATCGCGAAATCCATCATGCGACTGATCAAGCCGGCTCACGGACAGATCCTGCTCGATGGCACCGACCTGGTAGCGCTCAATGACAAGCAGCTACGTCCCTTGCGACGCAAGTTCCAAATGGTCTTCCAAGATCCCTATGGTTCATTGGATCCCAGCCACAGTGCTGAACAGATCATCACCGAACCTCTGCGGATCCATAAAGAAGGAACACCAAGTGAGCGCACCAAGGAAGCGCTTCGACTCTTGGACCGGGTAGGGCTGCCAGAAACCGCGTTGCATAAGCGTGCCAATGAATTCTCCGGTGGACAACGCCAACGTATTGGCATCGCCCGAGCACTGGCCTCGAAACCAGAACTGCTCGTCTGCGACGAAGCTACCAGCGCACTGGATGTCTCAGTCCAAGCACAGGTACTCAAATTACTCTCCGAGATTCAGGAAGACACCGGGATCTCCTATGTCTTCATCACCCACAACCTGGGTGTGGTGCAAGAAATTAGCCAACGGGTCATGGTGATGCAACGTGGAAAGCTCGTTGAGCTTGGCACCACCGAGCAAGTGCTCACCACGCCTGCCGAAGAGTACACGCGTAGGCTTCGCCGGGCCGCCCTTGACCCCAGCGTGATGGAAGGCGTGAAACCACGCCACATCTTGGCCGGACTGACTAGCTGA
- a CDS encoding ABC transporter ATP-binding protein has protein sequence MKDQDTAVLEVSNFTVELMTDNGIFKAVNNVSFRIGHGETVTIIGESGSGKSTTAMGLLQLLSQGLAALSGQVKIKGEDVLANPKAITKFRGRGLALIPQDPMTALNPVATIGSQLREAIKVAGRITGKQQMQSKAVELLEQVRIPRVEEQLKKFPHQLSGGMLQRVLIAIALASEPELLVADEPTSALDVTVQAGILDLLLELQQTRGISVLMITHDIGVARLVSDTIHVMKSGKFIESGPAAQIVDAPSEEYTRALLSAVPRLGEWDETSMVAKGAS, from the coding sequence ATGAAGGATCAAGACACCGCAGTTCTCGAAGTCTCAAACTTCACCGTTGAACTCATGACCGACAACGGCATCTTCAAAGCCGTCAATAACGTCAGCTTCCGAATTGGCCATGGCGAAACGGTCACCATCATTGGCGAATCCGGCTCGGGTAAGTCCACCACCGCCATGGGACTGCTTCAATTATTGTCTCAGGGACTGGCCGCGTTATCTGGTCAGGTGAAGATCAAAGGTGAAGACGTTTTAGCTAACCCCAAGGCGATCACGAAGTTCCGTGGTCGTGGCCTAGCTTTGATCCCGCAGGACCCGATGACTGCGCTGAACCCGGTGGCGACCATTGGTTCTCAACTGCGTGAAGCGATCAAGGTTGCTGGACGTATTACCGGTAAACAACAGATGCAAAGCAAGGCCGTGGAGCTGCTCGAACAAGTACGCATTCCGCGGGTTGAAGAGCAACTGAAGAAGTTCCCGCATCAGCTTTCCGGAGGCATGCTGCAGCGTGTGCTGATTGCTATTGCTCTAGCCAGCGAACCAGAGCTACTGGTGGCCGATGAGCCAACCAGTGCCCTGGACGTCACAGTTCAGGCAGGAATCTTGGATTTGTTGTTGGAACTACAGCAGACTCGTGGGATTTCTGTCTTGATGATTACGCACGATATTGGCGTGGCAAGGCTAGTTTCAGACACTATTCATGTGATGAAGTCTGGCAAATTCATTGAGTCCGGTCCGGCAGCGCAGATTGTCGATGCACCGTCTGAAGAATATACCCGCGCTCTGCTCTCGGCTGTACCTCGGCTCGGTGAGTGGGATGAAACTTCGATGGTTGCCAAGGGAGCATCATGA
- a CDS encoding ABC transporter permease, producing the protein MSTTISNPTQAPQSARSSAVTKQMLKKSSAARRARSTRIKLWLGTILTLVVVVPIALANLLPIADPNMQDLGARRLAPLVDGHLFGTDQLGRDLLARVLFGGQTSLMIGVLAVVVSGAIGVILGSIAGFYGKWADVIISRVLEAQMSLPLLMMLLLVVALFGPSIPVITGVIAIAQWPEVARLTRSLVLVEREKPYVDAAKTLGLPKLRILAQHVIPNVFKQASLVILLLLAQAVLLESALSFLGAGPQRPFSTWGRLISDGQDYITTSWWMVTLPGLFIVVLVVGVNLLGDALRDGNLRRSSKKEGK; encoded by the coding sequence ATGAGCACAACAATTTCTAACCCCACACAAGCACCGCAATCCGCACGTAGTTCAGCGGTCACCAAGCAGATGCTTAAGAAATCTTCGGCTGCTCGACGGGCTCGTTCAACCCGGATCAAACTCTGGCTGGGCACCATCTTGACCCTGGTGGTGGTCGTACCGATCGCTCTGGCGAATCTCCTACCCATTGCCGACCCCAATATGCAGGATCTCGGTGCCCGCCGTTTAGCACCGCTCGTTGATGGGCACCTATTTGGAACCGACCAGCTGGGACGCGATTTGCTCGCCCGCGTACTCTTCGGCGGTCAAACCTCGCTGATGATCGGCGTGCTGGCAGTTGTTGTCTCCGGGGCCATCGGTGTGATCCTCGGATCCATTGCAGGGTTCTACGGCAAGTGGGCCGACGTCATCATTTCCCGTGTGCTTGAAGCACAAATGTCACTGCCACTGCTGATGATGTTGCTGCTCGTGGTGGCACTATTCGGACCTTCCATCCCAGTGATTACCGGTGTCATCGCCATCGCCCAATGGCCTGAAGTCGCACGACTGACCAGATCATTGGTGTTGGTGGAACGAGAAAAGCCGTATGTGGATGCGGCCAAGACCTTGGGTCTACCCAAACTGCGTATCTTGGCTCAGCACGTGATCCCTAATGTTTTCAAACAGGCCAGCCTGGTGATCCTGCTCTTGCTGGCACAGGCAGTGCTCCTAGAAAGTGCCCTGTCCTTCCTGGGAGCTGGACCTCAGCGTCCGTTCTCCACCTGGGGCCGCCTGATTTCTGATGGTCAGGACTACATCACCACTTCGTGGTGGATGGTCACGTTGCCAGGTCTGTTCATCGTGGTACTGGTGGTCGGGGTTAACCTGCTGGGTGATGCCTTGCGTGACGGTAACCTGCGCCGCTCTTCAAAGAAGGAGGGTAAGTGA
- a CDS encoding ABC transporter permease, with translation MLTYLPKRIGQGLLTVFLTVSVVFLLIRMAPGDPAASFAGPLATNEQLAAVREQFGLDKPLLQQYVIFIGQLFTGHLGQSYSFQAPAVQVVMDRLPYTLTLATSSILLAALVAIPLGMWMARRSDTDAELGVNVLTIAGQSMPDFWTGIMLLTGFSVLIPLFPASGFTTWGGLVLPTITVAILQIALVSRMVKREMVTNFNAPYLNIARSRGVSERVLTWKYALGNAGIPVFTALGTRFAAMLNGVVVVEVVFGWPGVGSLIVRALETRDYPLIQATVLITALLAVVVQLLIDLAYPLLDPRVRLGKAASA, from the coding sequence GTGTTGACCTATCTTCCAAAACGCATCGGGCAGGGACTTCTGACAGTGTTCCTCACCGTGTCAGTAGTCTTCCTCCTGATCCGTATGGCACCGGGTGACCCGGCAGCCTCTTTCGCCGGCCCGCTGGCCACCAATGAACAGCTCGCCGCGGTGCGAGAACAATTTGGCTTGGATAAGCCACTGTTGCAGCAGTACGTGATCTTCATCGGACAGTTGTTCACCGGTCACCTAGGCCAGTCGTATTCATTCCAGGCCCCTGCAGTGCAGGTAGTGATGGACCGCTTGCCCTACACATTGACGCTGGCTACCAGTTCCATTTTGTTGGCTGCCCTGGTGGCCATTCCCCTGGGCATGTGGATGGCACGCCGTTCAGACACGGACGCCGAACTTGGCGTGAACGTGCTGACCATCGCCGGACAGTCCATGCCTGACTTCTGGACAGGCATCATGCTGCTCACCGGTTTCTCGGTGCTCATTCCACTGTTCCCAGCTTCTGGCTTCACCACTTGGGGTGGTCTCGTCTTGCCGACTATCACCGTTGCGATCCTGCAGATTGCTTTGGTTTCACGCATGGTCAAACGTGAAATGGTCACCAACTTCAACGCACCCTACTTGAATATTGCACGTTCCCGTGGCGTCAGCGAACGAGTGCTGACCTGGAAGTACGCTCTAGGAAATGCTGGAATTCCGGTATTTACCGCACTGGGTACCCGCTTTGCTGCCATGCTCAACGGTGTGGTGGTTGTTGAAGTAGTCTTCGGCTGGCCCGGTGTGGGTTCGCTGATCGTCCGCGCTCTAGAAACCCGCGATTACCCCCTGATTCAGGCCACCGTGCTGATCACCGCCCTGCTGGCCGTGGTGGTTCAGCTATTGATCGACCTGGCCTACCCACTGCTGGACCCACGGGTCCGCCTCGGAAAGGCAGCTTCGGCATGA
- a CDS encoding ABC transporter substrate-binding protein codes for MTGRFSAPGMSRRQLLKLAGAAGLFAAVGVSATACAGPTGLPGKDTLTLALNRSLVSLDNKLNQFDAAVTVQRAVREGLTAIGPDISPIPVLAESMEMTSDTRWTVKLRDGITYSDGRPVKPKDVATALEMYAKVQGSFVASFFPEFPTVTEVDQRTFYLDSKGPIPILDALMALILISPAEDNKAEELQTGVGTGPYVVQAFDRGAGTYTLIRNEKYWGEAASIKQVNVRFLPEESSRVIALRSGEVDVIDSISPNSMEQLQGLPGVSIETASSLRLNQIFYNFRKPKSHPLSDAKVREALSFAIDGNALVHDVLIDTVEQAQGVTPTSLFGYAKTGDYVYDPTKAKSMLSELGVDDLKLKIIWETGEFPSDTAIMEALVQMFGDIGVKTELQQFEPGGNILQWRQGKEGDWDLLGNGFSSPTGLAITMLQGMYAGTAEKEKTRDTYQGYVNNDVERKIARAASEVDPNKRANYLKVAQQAVWDTWPCAWAFTPKSILARRNRVQNLELSAANAYPLARVGLES; via the coding sequence ATGACCGGACGATTCTCAGCTCCTGGGATGTCCAGACGTCAGCTGTTAAAGCTGGCCGGGGCCGCGGGGCTCTTTGCGGCGGTGGGTGTCAGTGCCACCGCGTGTGCAGGTCCTACTGGTTTGCCGGGCAAAGATACGCTGACCCTAGCCCTCAACCGTTCTTTGGTGTCGTTGGATAATAAGTTGAACCAGTTCGACGCGGCGGTCACCGTACAGCGCGCGGTCCGCGAAGGGCTCACCGCCATCGGCCCAGACATCTCTCCGATTCCTGTGCTTGCCGAGTCAATGGAAATGACTTCAGATACGCGCTGGACCGTCAAACTGCGTGACGGTATCACCTATTCCGACGGACGCCCGGTCAAGCCCAAAGACGTGGCCACTGCACTAGAAATGTATGCGAAAGTGCAGGGGTCGTTCGTTGCCAGCTTCTTCCCGGAATTTCCTACCGTCACCGAAGTCGACCAGCGGACCTTCTACCTAGATTCCAAGGGTCCCATCCCCATCTTGGATGCGCTCATGGCATTGATCCTGATTTCTCCTGCTGAAGATAACAAGGCAGAAGAACTACAAACCGGGGTGGGCACCGGACCCTATGTTGTACAAGCCTTTGACCGTGGCGCGGGTACCTACACCCTGATCCGTAACGAGAAGTATTGGGGCGAAGCGGCCTCAATCAAGCAGGTTAATGTTCGTTTCCTTCCTGAAGAGTCTTCTCGTGTCATTGCCCTTCGAAGTGGCGAAGTCGACGTGATCGACTCGATTTCACCGAACTCCATGGAGCAGTTGCAAGGGCTGCCGGGCGTCAGCATCGAAACCGCCTCATCTCTGCGCCTGAACCAGATTTTCTACAACTTCCGCAAGCCAAAATCCCACCCACTCTCGGATGCGAAAGTCCGTGAAGCACTATCGTTCGCCATCGATGGCAATGCACTGGTCCACGATGTCCTCATTGACACGGTGGAACAGGCACAGGGAGTGACCCCGACCAGTTTGTTTGGCTACGCCAAGACTGGAGATTACGTTTACGACCCGACCAAGGCCAAGTCGATGCTTTCGGAGCTCGGTGTTGATGACCTGAAACTCAAGATCATTTGGGAGACCGGCGAGTTCCCTTCAGACACCGCCATCATGGAAGCCCTGGTGCAGATGTTTGGGGATATCGGAGTAAAAACCGAACTCCAGCAATTTGAACCTGGCGGAAACATCCTGCAATGGCGCCAAGGTAAGGAAGGTGACTGGGATTTGCTCGGCAATGGTTTCTCCAGCCCCACCGGTCTAGCCATCACGATGTTGCAGGGTATGTACGCCGGCACCGCTGAAAAGGAAAAGACCCGAGACACCTACCAGGGCTACGTCAACAATGACGTGGAGCGCAAGATTGCTCGCGCAGCCTCGGAGGTAGATCCAAACAAACGTGCCAACTACCTTAAGGTCGCCCAACAGGCAGTGTGGGATACCTGGCCTTGCGCGTGGGCCTTCACCCCTAAATCAATTCTTGCCCGCCGTAACCGCGTGCAAAACCTGGAACTATCCGCCGCCAACGCCTACCCGCTGGCCCGCGTGGGATTGGAGAGCTGA